One stretch of Lytechinus variegatus isolate NC3 chromosome 17, Lvar_3.0, whole genome shotgun sequence DNA includes these proteins:
- the LOC121430878 gene encoding uncharacterized protein LOC121430878, with the protein MAPSDTFVCACKEGNRPASGSVARFRSGIFPAAGNSMVTVSFWYNIYRPDGGELQVFIMNHGSTNDKRMLMRKRSEARGWRRADFNESVSEPFQLIFEATVGETQNSGVALSNLSFTVYSPRKFTGRSEHGGIVDGTSTLPVEGAGNISQGITEDAVHDRPSLAFLIAIVASSAVVVILILFVVVVVCLVRKIRILSSTAHPYEEISSNKSERGTMEIAPQKDVFINENGSTLPRWKHLSYLSAHDSNRSSIYAEITEAEERRSRFHRSGTGTTGDSFVTAYSLQHLIDRANANVITKSTETSRRQSESGWVDNVIYESGSDMRELAASEDKPDREVPTYRRFTGPGAFGFGGINAGWIEDLSRSRTL; encoded by the exons ATGGCGCCATCAG ATACCTTCGTCTGCGCGTGCAAGGAAGGTAACCGGCCAGCGTCCGGTTCTGTTGCTCGGTTCCGATCGGGTATCTTCCCTGCCGCGGGCAATTCCATGGTAACCGTCTCCTTCTGGTATAACATCTACCGACCGGATGGCGGTGAGTTGCAGGTGTTTATCATGAACCACGGCTCGACCAACGACAAGAGGATGCTGATGAGGAAGAGAAGCGAGGCAAGAGGATGGAGGAGGGCGGATTTCAATGAATCCGTCTCGGAACCGTTTCAG CTCATATTCGAAGCGACGGTAGGAGAGACTCAAAACAGCGGCGTTGCCCTTAGCAACCTGTCCTTTACGGTTTATAGTCCTCGGAAATTTACAG ggagAAGTGAGCACGGTGGAATAGTTGACGGAACTTCGACATTGCCCGTAGAGGGAGCTGGTAACATTTCACAAGGAATTACCGAGGATGCAGTAC ATGACCGACCGTCTCTTGCGTTCTTGATTGCCATAGTCGCGAGTAGTGCCGTGGTCGTCATCCTCATCCTCTTCGTGGTCGTTGTTGTGTGCCTCGTTAGAAAGATTAG GATTTTGAGCTCCACCGCTCACCCTTACGAAGAGATCTCATCTAATAAATCGGAACGAGGAACCATGGAGATTGCCCCGCAGAAGGACGTCTTCATCAACGAGAACGGCTCCACCTTACCGCGCTGGAAGCACTTGTCATACCTCTCAGCACACGACAGCAACCGCTCCAGCATCTACGCCGAGATTACAGAAGCTGAGGAGCGTCGTTCAAGGTTCCATCGATCGGGTACAGGTACGACTGGGGATTCGTTCGTCACCGCGTATTCCCTGCAGCACTTGATAGACCGCGCCAACGCAAACGTCATCACCAAGTCGACGGAGACGTCCAGGCGCCAGAGCGAGAGCGGATGGGTGGACAATGTGATCTACGAGAGCGGATCGGACATGCGAGAGCTGGCGGCATCTGAAGATAAACCTGACAGAGAGGTTCCTACCTACAGAAGATTCACAGGCCCAGGTGCGTTTGGGTTTGGAGGAATCAATGCAGGATGGATAGAAGACCTGTCACGATCAAGAACTCTTTGA